Below is a window of Leptospira sp. WS4.C2 DNA.
CAATGAATTTGGTCAAACGATTGGCCTTTATTCAACAGGAACACTAGCTACCACAGAAATAATAAAAATCTTAAGAAAGGAATTACCTGATAGCCATGTTCCTAGAGTAATCCTAAGAAATGTTTCCTTGCCAAAACTGCCCAATGGCAAACCAGACTATCAGACCATCACTAAACTTTGTAATGAGGAATACCAATCGATTCAAAATCAAAAGTTAAATTCCAAAACTTCTAAACTCATCGATTCTCATTCCAGCGTAGTAGAAATTCTAGAATCTATACTTGGGTTAAAACCGGAACCAGACAAACATTTAGTTTATGATTATGGAATGGATTCGATTCAATACGCCGATTTGATTTTAAGGTTAGAGAAAAAAATAGAACATACAATCCCAGAAGAAGACAAACAAACTAGTTACTTCGGTAGTCTTTCTGGGATTGAAGAGTATATTAAAGAAAAAATTTATTTGTTAAAATAAAAACCATTACCTCAACTTGACAAATATCCAACTGGAATCAGATGTTTTATCATGATACAAATGGATCACAACGTTCGTAGGTTTCATTTTATAAGTGAATACATAATTAAAGGCAATGTCTAAGTCCCCGGTTACCATTCCTTCCTTAAATCTTCCATAAAAAATTCTGTTATTTGTACAAATGGCAACTTCAGTGAAAAAATTCTTACCGACTGCAGTTTGGATGGGTACATTTGCAAGTTCCGATTCATATTTGTTGTATAGTAAAATTTTTCCGTTCCGATCTACCTTCACGATTCCATAAGCAGCTGCATCCGCCTCTGCTTGTGTCAATGTTCCCAGTTTTCCGAGAATATTTGGGTCTATAAATTTGCTCATCACTTTAGTTCCTAATCGAATTGTGTTTTTTTTAAGTTTCGTATTCTGAATACATGGAGTTCAATTGTTCTTCCATTCCCTGGATGAGAGCGATTACTTCTTCCATAGAATTTGTTTTTGTTTTTGCGAACAATAGTTCCTTTTCTTCATATAAGTTAGAGAGTTGTTCTTCCAATAACCCTACATCTAGAGAGTTTGACTGGTTTATATCAGGAATGGATATAGAATTTTCCTTTTCAGCATACAATGCTTCCACCTGAGTCACTAGTTCTTTGGTCACTTCAATGAGGCTAGTTACATCTTCTGCACCGCGCACTTGACTGCGAACCAATTCATTGATCCAATAGATGACAGAGTTTTGAGACTTTGCCTTTTCTAATCGCAGACGTTCAGGCAAAGGATAATGTTCGTCGATTTCCCTTTTTGTAAATATCATAGTCTAATGGATTAGATGGGGAAATAATGCATTTTCTCTAAAAAAAATATATAAAAAGTGATTTTTAATAAACCAATGGGAAATAATAGACATAAGTATGAAATACTCAATGAAAAATATGAGGTTTATCCTCAACTCATCCGTTTAGAAAATTTTTTAGTAACAATCCTAGTTATATTTACCAACACAATCATTCTGCAATCCTACCTTGGAAGTATCCCTGCTCCAGTCCCCATGTTGATTGCTTTGGGAGCCTTATTCTTAACAATCCTTTACTTCTTTTTACTGAATAGAAAACGAAAACTCATCAAACAATGGGTAGGGACAAAATCCCAAACGGCTGATCCTGTCCTTTTACTATCTGGACTAGGGATCGATATCCATGAATATTCAGATTCTCTATTAGAAAACTGTTCCTCTCTTAACAAACGAATGGATGCAATCAGTAATCATATCGTAGATTTAAATAAAAAAATCCAAACCGCAGGACAAGACATTGACCGCGTTTATCAGATCGTATCACAACTCGCAACAGATGAAGTTAAACTTATGGAAGCAGTCGGGAAAACTTCCGAAGAAATTGATATTATGTTTGATATTGTGAATATCGTAATCGCAGAAATCCAAAGTAGAACTGAAACTATGGAGAATTTAGTTTTTTTAAGTAAGGATGGGCGAATTAAGGTAGGTGATACAAATAAAACCATTAAAAAGTTTAGTGAATCTTCAGGTAATATCTTGAAACTAATTGATTTAATCAACGGAGTCTCAAAAGAAACAAACCTTCTTGCAATCAATGCTGCAATCGAAGCAACTCACTCTGGTTCGGAAGGAAAGGGATTCACTGTCATAGCCGATGAAATTGGGAAGTTATCTACTATGACTGCAAACAACGCTAGGCAAATTACAAAGATACTCAAAGAAAATGTAAGTGATTATGGTAAAGCGGAGAGATTGGGTATTGAATCTGGTAACGCTTTTCAATTTATTGCTGATGAAATTCATATTGTTCATGGAACTATAGCGGAAGTGATTCAATCCATTCAAGAATTGAAATCAAGAGGTGGTGCCATCCTATCGAAAGCAAAAACTCTTGATGATATTGCCGAAAGGGTAAGGGATACGTCCGGTGAAGTTTATGGTGAAATTGTAACGATACATACAAATTTAGAAGATATCCAAGGTCTGTCAGAGAAAATTCGTAGGGAATGTGAAGAAATTCGTGACGAACAACAAGGAATCTTACAATTTACCTTTAAAATGAAAGGCCAATTACAGGAAATTTCAAATCAAACGGATGAATTTTTAAATACCGCAAAACCTTAAATACTATTATTTCCTTTTTTGACTCCCAAGAATTAATAGACCGATCATTCTATGTTTTCCAATCTTGTGTTTATGAGACACCGAGATATCCTCCTGGAATACAAAGTAAACCCTTTATGGAATTTTTTAGAACAAACTTACGGGTTCGAACAGGCATTTCGGATGTTTAAACCCTATGAAGGTGCAAACATCCTACCTAAACTTGTGGATCAAAACACGATGGTTGTTACTATGCCACTCATTCTATCAAACACAAATTATGTGGGAACTCATTTCGGAGGATCCCTTTATTCGATGTGTGATCCTTTTTTTATGTTTTTACTGATGATGAATTTAGGAAAAGATTATATGGTTTGGGACAAAGGGGCAAAAATTGATTTTGTCAAACCTGGAGAAGGTACAGTCACCGCCACCTTCCATATTCCAAATAGCGAATTTGAAGATTTAAAAGACCTCTTAAAAAAAGAGAAAAAAACCATTCGAACCTATGAAACCGAAGTGGTAGGCGAAGACGGCAAAACCGTCGCCAAAATTACAAAGGATTTATACATTCGAAGGTTGGTATAAAACTCTAAAACTGGATTCGGTTGTTTCCATCAAACGCAGACCTGGGCAATCGAAATTCCAATCTCGACCTAGACTTAAGTCGGATATAGGATGCCCCCTTCGGACATTCTCCAGACCAGCTATATCCTTGTCCGACTTCAGAAAATAACTCTTGTTTGATGATAGTTCGGTCTGAATTCAAAAACAAAATTTCAACAACTAAACTTTTACTTTTTGTTTCCAATACGATTCTACCCTCTCGTGCAGCAGCAAATTCTGAAAGTTTCCATTCCCAAACTTTCCCATGAAATTCATATTCGTAGTTAGGTGACCTTGGGGGAAGTGTTGCTGCTGATTGGTATTCTCTTAATTGGGTCTTACGATACTCAGATCCAATTCCTAAGTCCCAATACCTCTGAGAATAAAAAAGAGCATAATTCAAAGGCAGACCCACAGAAAGAATCAGTAATAAGGGAGAAAACCAAATGGTTTTTCTGAATTTATCAAAAGAGGGAGAGTATCCAGATCCTTTTTCCCCGAGAAGGATTAGGTAAAAACAGAGGAAAGCACCGTCTGAGTTTTGAATCTGGGTTCCAAAAAGTAGAGGGAGAACCAGTAATAAAGTCTGTTTCCAAAGTCCCCTCTCCCATAAAAAAACTCCGATGAAAAAGAAAAATATGAAGGTACCAAGAAGACCTAAATCATGCAAAATCCATAAATAGAAGTTAGGTGGGAAGTCAATCATTGGAATAGAGGTTCTTGTTCCATTCCGAAATGGATCCAAAAGAGCAAGTGGGAAGGATCCAATTCCATTTCCAAGCCATAGGTTATTTTTGATTCCTTCTATGCATATGGTGAGTAATTCTGCTCGGATGAGATCCATGTGTTTGAAAGCCAGGTATGGTTGCGATTTCCAAACAGGGATTGTAGCCATAAACCGTTTGGATAACTCAATCAGGTCCCAATCTTTTTCTAAAAAACTAAGCCCATAAAGAGTGATAAAACCGAAGATTGGGAGAAAAAAATACAAGGTGACTCTTGTAATTCTTTTTTTTGTGATGGAGATTATCCATAGATCAGTTGTTAGGTGAATTATCCCTACTGCGCAAGAAATGGACCAAACCACCCAAAAGGCTTTCCCTTGTTTGAGTCCAAGCCAAGTCACAAAAAGAAAAGATAGAATGGCAAGAACCAAACTAAACCTTTCTTTGGATTTACGCCAATTGGAGATAAGCTTTGTGATCCATAATAACGAAAGAGCAGGTATAATCCAAGAAGCAGAACCTGAGTCTTGCAGAAGTCCTGTGGTTCGGCCCGCTTTCACACTTTCCAAAGTCCCTTCGGAAAAAAAATCCAAACTCCATAGAGATTGGATTACCATTACCAGTAAATTGATTCCTAGTCCTAAAAAAATTCCAAACCTAATCTGCTCCGACAAACTGTCCTTAGATGGTGTAGGCATTGATCTTTCTTCAGAGAAAAGGTAAAGAATCACGAAGAACATGGGAACTAGAATCTTACAAGAAAGACCCATGGCTTCTCTAGAAGAAAGAGAGGGAAAATACAAATACTCCTGAACTCCAAGTCCTGAAATCAAACCAAGTCCTTGGTATTGGAAAAGACAAAGCAGGGTCAGAATAGAAAGAAACAGAACAAAACCAAAGTATGTGGAATACCAAATGGGTTGGATGGATTTCCCAGTGGGGTTACGGATCATCCAATCGGTGAGGATTTGTTCAGATTGTTTGGGAAGAGCCGTTTCATTTCGGCCAAGAAGGATGAGGATGACCTCTCTGGTCCAAATCCCAAGAATGGAGCCGAGAAATAGACCTACGAGC
It encodes the following:
- a CDS encoding PAS domain-containing protein, encoding MSKFIDPNILGKLGTLTQAEADAAAYGIVKVDRNGKILLYNKYESELANVPIQTAVGKNFFTEVAICTNNRIFYGRFKEGMVTGDLDIAFNYVFTYKMKPTNVVIHLYHDKTSDSSWIFVKLR
- a CDS encoding methyl-accepting chemotaxis protein, which translates into the protein MGNNRHKYEILNEKYEVYPQLIRLENFLVTILVIFTNTIILQSYLGSIPAPVPMLIALGALFLTILYFFLLNRKRKLIKQWVGTKSQTADPVLLLSGLGIDIHEYSDSLLENCSSLNKRMDAISNHIVDLNKKIQTAGQDIDRVYQIVSQLATDEVKLMEAVGKTSEEIDIMFDIVNIVIAEIQSRTETMENLVFLSKDGRIKVGDTNKTIKKFSESSGNILKLIDLINGVSKETNLLAINAAIEATHSGSEGKGFTVIADEIGKLSTMTANNARQITKILKENVSDYGKAERLGIESGNAFQFIADEIHIVHGTIAEVIQSIQELKSRGGAILSKAKTLDDIAERVRDTSGEVYGEIVTIHTNLEDIQGLSEKIRRECEEIRDEQQGILQFTFKMKGQLQEISNQTDEFLNTAKP
- a CDS encoding YiiD C-terminal domain-containing protein, which codes for MRHRDILLEYKVNPLWNFLEQTYGFEQAFRMFKPYEGANILPKLVDQNTMVVTMPLILSNTNYVGTHFGGSLYSMCDPFFMFLLMMNLGKDYMVWDKGAKIDFVKPGEGTVTATFHIPNSEFEDLKDLLKKEKKTIRTYETEVVGEDGKTVAKITKDLYIRRLV